From a single Asticcacaulis sp. MM231 genomic region:
- the murF gene encoding UDP-N-acetylmuramoyl-tripeptide--D-alanyl-D-alanine ligase, with amino-acid sequence MKPTPLWTFDELAKATGGTLTGVGEGASGAASGINFDSRALQPGDIFLALKGVRDGHDFVAQAFQSGAAIAVTRRPIEGGPCLLVPDVQKALEHMAVFARDRAVRTKRGAVTGSVGKTSVTQMVMQGLTRAGPAHSAIKSFNNHIGVPLTLARMPADTERAVFEIGMNHADEITPLSEFVAPHAVIITTVGGAHTENFPDGDEGVARAKAEIFDGLIPGGLAILNADNVWFDFLQREARGAGALVAAFGEAGGVDAKLVSHVINGDRAEITARFHGKEIAFSLSHTGKHQAMNAMSVLLMLEALDVDLETSIAALEGAAALDGRGKVTRKTFKGGQITVIDESYNANPVSMTATLQSLGKHPKAADSRKVVVLTDMLELGTEEAALHASLAPVIAANDIDKVYLAGALMRHLWDALPPALRGGHADTAAELLPRVIEDLQGGDVVMIKGSNGSKAGLIAKALLAE; translated from the coding sequence ATGAAACCTACGCCTCTATGGACCTTTGACGAACTGGCCAAGGCCACCGGCGGCACCCTGACTGGTGTTGGCGAAGGCGCTTCTGGCGCCGCATCCGGCATCAATTTCGACAGCCGTGCCCTGCAGCCGGGCGATATCTTCCTGGCGCTGAAAGGCGTGCGCGATGGTCATGATTTCGTGGCGCAGGCTTTCCAGTCGGGCGCGGCCATCGCCGTCACGCGCCGGCCCATTGAGGGCGGTCCCTGCCTGCTGGTGCCCGATGTGCAAAAAGCGCTGGAGCATATGGCGGTCTTTGCCCGCGATCGCGCGGTGAGGACCAAACGCGGGGCGGTGACCGGCTCGGTCGGCAAGACGAGCGTCACCCAGATGGTCATGCAGGGCCTTACGCGCGCCGGCCCCGCGCATTCCGCCATCAAGAGCTTCAACAACCATATCGGCGTGCCGCTCACCCTGGCGCGGATGCCGGCCGATACGGAGCGCGCCGTCTTCGAGATCGGCATGAACCACGCTGACGAGATCACGCCCCTGTCGGAGTTCGTGGCGCCGCACGCCGTCATCATCACCACGGTCGGCGGCGCACATACCGAAAACTTCCCCGATGGCGACGAAGGGGTGGCGCGCGCCAAGGCCGAGATTTTTGATGGTCTGATACCGGGCGGGCTCGCCATTCTCAACGCCGATAATGTCTGGTTCGATTTCCTGCAACGCGAAGCCCGTGGGGCCGGTGCGCTGGTGGCGGCCTTTGGTGAGGCCGGTGGGGTTGATGCGAAGTTGGTCTCGCACGTCATTAATGGCGATCGCGCCGAGATCACCGCGCGTTTCCATGGCAAGGAGATCGCCTTCTCGCTCTCCCACACCGGCAAGCATCAGGCGATGAACGCCATGTCGGTGCTGCTGATGCTGGAAGCGCTCGATGTCGATCTGGAAACCTCGATCGCGGCGCTGGAGGGGGCGGCAGCGCTCGACGGTCGCGGCAAGGTTACGCGCAAGACGTTCAAGGGCGGCCAGATCACCGTCATCGATGAGAGTTATAACGCCAATCCGGTGTCGATGACCGCCACGCTGCAATCGCTCGGTAAGCATCCCAAAGCGGCGGACTCACGAAAAGTTGTCGTCCTGACCGATATGCTCGAACTGGGCACGGAAGAGGCGGCTCTGCATGCCTCGCTGGCCCCTGTTATCGCGGCCAATGACATCGATAAGGTGTATCTGGCAGGGGCTTTGATGCGTCATCTGTGGGATGCCCTGCCGCCCGCCTTGCGCGGTGGCCATGCCGACACCGCCGCCGAATTGCTGCCGCGGGTCATTGAGGACTTGCAAGGGGGGGATGTGGTCATGATAAAGGGCTCCAACGGCTCTAAAGCCGGTTTGATCGCAAAAGCATTATTGGCAGAGTAG
- the rsmH gene encoding 16S rRNA (cytosine(1402)-N(4))-methyltransferase RsmH, protein MSQQAHASVLLPEVLAALGDVSGKLVVDGTFGAGGYSRAILSRGAHVIAFDRDARVRPYVDALKSEFPDRFQWVNRCFSEMKEGLADLGHDTCDAIVLDIGVSSMQLDEAERGFSFMRDGPLDMRMSTEGRSAADIVNEDDKDDIAHIIWLYGEEHKSRGIAAAIVKRRNEVPFERTLDLAEVVERALGGRRGAPVHPATRTFQALRIAVNDELGELERALDVSESLLTPEGVLAVVTFHSLEDRIVKNFFNERAGKVSSGSRYAPHKIEAKQSVYTLVTPKAVQAGEAETAVNPRARSAKLRAVRRTSAPLVPTVLPLKKARS, encoded by the coding sequence ATGAGCCAGCAAGCGCACGCCTCCGTCCTGCTGCCCGAAGTGCTGGCCGCGCTTGGCGATGTGTCGGGCAAGCTGGTCGTTGATGGCACCTTTGGCGCCGGCGGTTATTCGCGCGCCATCCTGTCACGCGGTGCGCACGTTATCGCTTTTGACCGCGATGCCCGCGTCAGGCCCTATGTCGATGCGCTTAAAAGCGAGTTCCCGGATCGCTTCCAGTGGGTCAATCGCTGCTTCTCCGAAATGAAGGAAGGCCTCGCCGATCTGGGTCATGACACCTGCGATGCCATCGTGCTCGATATCGGCGTATCGTCGATGCAGCTTGATGAGGCCGAGCGCGGCTTCTCCTTCATGCGCGACGGGCCGCTCGATATGCGCATGAGCACGGAGGGGCGCAGCGCTGCCGACATCGTCAACGAGGACGACAAGGACGATATCGCCCACATCATCTGGCTCTATGGCGAAGAACACAAGTCGCGCGGCATCGCTGCCGCCATCGTCAAGCGCCGTAACGAAGTGCCGTTTGAGCGCACGCTCGATCTGGCTGAGGTGGTCGAGCGCGCCTTGGGTGGCCGTCGTGGCGCCCCGGTCCATCCGGCGACGCGCACCTTCCAGGCGTTGCGTATCGCAGTCAATGACGAGTTGGGCGAACTGGAGCGCGCGCTTGACGTATCCGAAAGTCTGCTGACGCCTGAGGGCGTGCTGGCGGTGGTGACCTTCCACTCGCTTGAAGACCGCATCGTCAAGAATTTCTTTAATGAACGCGCCGGCAAGGTTTCATCCGGTTCGCGCTATGCGCCGCACAAGATCGAGGCCAAGCAGTCGGTTTATACGCTTGTCACGCCCAAGGCTGTGCAGGCCGGTGAGGCCGAGACCGCCGTCAATCCGCGCGCCCGTTCGGCCAAGCTGCGCGCCGTGCGCCGCACCTCTGCGCCGCTCGTCCCCACCGTATTACCGCTCAAGAAGGCAAGATCATGA
- the mraY gene encoding phospho-N-acetylmuramoyl-pentapeptide-transferase, whose protein sequence is MFYLLYEHVTSLHQHWPLINLMKYQTVRIFLAMITAMIVAVAMGSRFIRWMRARQGKGQPIREDGPSTHLLTKKGTPTMGGLMILAGIAVGTILWADPHSAAAWVVFGVTMAYGLLGFIDDYAKVTKQTSAGLTSIQKLVAQVAVAVVAVLVLMYYSPVPADAPHLATSLVIPVFKNFIFNLGYFYIVFGAVVVVGASNAVNLTDGLDGLAIVPVMIAAGAFSLIAYLVGNAKFANYLIIHYVPGAGEVAVILAAIIGGGMGFLWYNAPPAKIFMGDTGSLALGGGLGAVAVALKHEIVLAIIGGLFVMEALSVMIQVGYFKLTKKRVFLMAPIHHHFEKLGWPESTVVIRFWIVAAMLAMVGLATLKLR, encoded by the coding sequence ATGTTTTATCTGCTGTACGAGCACGTCACCAGCCTGCACCAGCACTGGCCCCTGATCAATCTGATGAAATATCAGACCGTACGCATCTTCCTGGCCATGATCACGGCCATGATCGTTGCGGTCGCCATGGGCTCGCGCTTTATCCGCTGGATGCGCGCCCGTCAGGGCAAGGGACAGCCGATCCGTGAAGATGGCCCCTCGACCCACCTTTTGACCAAAAAGGGCACGCCGACCATGGGCGGGCTGATGATCCTGGCTGGCATAGCCGTCGGCACCATCCTGTGGGCCGATCCGCATTCGGCGGCCGCCTGGGTCGTTTTCGGCGTCACCATGGCCTATGGCCTGCTCGGCTTTATTGACGATTACGCCAAGGTGACCAAGCAGACCTCGGCCGGCCTGACCTCGATCCAGAAACTGGTGGCGCAGGTCGCCGTCGCCGTCGTGGCCGTGCTGGTGCTGATGTACTATTCGCCGGTGCCGGCCGATGCGCCGCATCTGGCAACCTCGCTGGTCATCCCGGTTTTCAAGAACTTCATCTTCAATCTCGGTTATTTCTACATCGTCTTCGGTGCGGTGGTGGTCGTCGGTGCATCCAATGCGGTCAACCTGACCGATGGTCTCGATGGCCTGGCCATCGTGCCGGTGATGATCGCGGCCGGCGCTTTCAGCCTGATCGCCTATCTCGTCGGTAACGCCAAGTTCGCCAACTATCTGATCATCCACTACGTGCCGGGCGCCGGTGAGGTGGCGGTCATTCTGGCGGCGATTATCGGCGGCGGCATGGGCTTCTTGTGGTACAACGCGCCGCCGGCCAAGATATTCATGGGCGATACCGGTTCGCTGGCGCTCGGCGGTGGCCTCGGTGCCGTGGCCGTGGCGCTCAAGCACGAGATCGTGCTGGCTATCATCGGCGGGCTGTTCGTCATGGAGGCGCTGTCGGTGATGATTCAGGTCGGCTATTTCAAACTCACCAAGAAGCGCGTGTTCCTGATGGCACCGATCCATCACCATTTTGAAAAGCTCGGCTGGCCGGAATCGACGGTGGTGATCCGCTTCTGGATCGTCGCTGCCATGCTGGCCATGGTGGGCCTCGCCACCTTGAAACTACGCTAG
- a CDS encoding penicillin-binding protein 2, which produces MGISLLETTQSGFQWVADRVWKVEHAFERANAAGVKASSTRMRIFCILVGMSFAYVCLAGFATRASLQGRGDIQALTGEPNARAQLVDRNGQLLASDVNDYNIFVDPKDMTGEDRAMVRRALFQIFPDLPRDKVDQAFKTGNRVLLTSNLKTAKRDEILNYGLPGISFEAHRVRDYPLANTGSAYIGMTQRGGEGLSGAEKALQDEIVGNAIHNQPVMLAMDLRVQGALENEVRAMAEAQRAQGAIGIVTNVRTGEVLGMASWPDFDLNRPGSFSEQAKRNHAAVDRYEVASVFKVISIAIGLDTGTASLSSVYDGRQPLKLGSRLIHDDHESKELMTLTDVFIHSSNIGTSRLALDVGATAMTRYYEALGLFRSADIELSEPASPLLPSRWSDSSLVSSAFGQGMAITPLSYVEAANATLNGGYLRPLTIRKYDGKSPLAGTQVFSTATSRTMLELMRENALKGTGTRANAPGLRVGGKTGTGQKPVNGRYTSDRVSSFFAVFPTDGPVDGDRYSILVTFNSPQGAPESSGVKTGAYVAAPVAGHVIERIAPFLGVARKEDKFTGPEWDKAPIAAEDVTGDEH; this is translated from the coding sequence ATGGGCATTTCGTTGTTGGAAACCACCCAATCCGGCTTTCAGTGGGTCGCTGACCGCGTCTGGAAAGTGGAGCACGCCTTTGAGCGCGCCAATGCCGCCGGCGTCAAGGCGTCAAGCACGCGCATGCGCATCTTCTGTATTCTGGTGGGTATGAGCTTTGCCTATGTCTGCCTGGCCGGTTTCGCCACGCGTGCCTCGTTGCAGGGGCGCGGTGATATCCAGGCCCTGACCGGCGAGCCCAATGCCCGCGCCCAGCTTGTTGATCGCAATGGCCAGCTTCTGGCGTCGGATGTCAACGATTACAACATCTTCGTCGATCCGAAGGACATGACCGGCGAAGACCGCGCTATGGTGCGCCGCGCCCTGTTCCAGATCTTCCCTGACCTGCCGCGTGATAAGGTCGATCAGGCCTTCAAGACCGGCAACCGCGTTCTGCTGACCAGCAATCTTAAGACCGCCAAGCGTGACGAGATCCTCAACTACGGCCTGCCGGGCATCAGCTTCGAGGCTCACCGCGTCCGTGATTATCCGCTGGCCAATACCGGTTCGGCCTATATCGGCATGACCCAGCGCGGCGGCGAAGGTCTTTCCGGCGCTGAAAAGGCCTTGCAGGACGAGATCGTCGGCAACGCCATCCATAATCAGCCGGTGATGCTGGCCATGGACCTGCGCGTGCAGGGGGCGCTTGAAAATGAAGTCCGCGCCATGGCCGAGGCGCAGCGTGCGCAGGGCGCCATCGGCATTGTCACCAATGTCCGCACCGGCGAGGTGCTGGGCATGGCGAGCTGGCCCGATTTCGATCTTAACCGCCCGGGTTCGTTTAGCGAACAGGCCAAGCGCAACCACGCCGCTGTCGATCGCTACGAAGTGGCATCGGTCTTCAAGGTGATTTCGATCGCCATCGGCCTCGATACCGGCACGGCGTCGCTCAGTTCGGTCTATGACGGTCGCCAGCCGCTGAAGCTCGGCAGCCGCCTGATCCACGATGACCACGAATCCAAGGAACTGATGACGCTGACGGACGTCTTCATCCACTCGTCCAACATCGGCACGTCGCGTCTGGCGCTCGATGTCGGCGCCACGGCCATGACGCGCTATTACGAGGCGCTCGGCCTGTTCCGCTCGGCTGATATCGAGCTTTCCGAGCCGGCATCGCCGCTCCTGCCCAGCCGCTGGTCGGACAGTTCGCTGGTCTCCTCCGCCTTCGGTCAGGGCATGGCGATCACACCGCTGTCTTATGTGGAGGCCGCAAACGCTACGCTCAATGGCGGCTATCTGCGCCCGCTGACCATTCGTAAATATGATGGCAAGTCCCCTCTGGCCGGCACGCAGGTGTTCTCGACCGCCACCTCGCGCACCATGCTGGAGCTGATGCGTGAAAACGCCTTGAAAGGCACCGGCACGCGCGCCAATGCGCCGGGTCTGCGCGTCGGCGGCAAGACCGGCACCGGGCAAAAGCCGGTCAATGGTCGCTATACGTCAGACCGTGTGTCGTCCTTCTTCGCGGTCTTCCCGACCGACGGACCTGTGGATGGCGACAGATACTCTATTCTGGTCACGTTCAACTCGCCGCAAGGTGCGCCTGAGAGCAGCGGCGTCAAAACCGGCGCCTATGTCGCCGCCCCCGTGGCCGGCCATGTGATCGAACGCATCGCGCCCTTCCTTGGCGTGGCGCGCAAGGAAGACAAATTCACCGGGCCGGAGTGGGACAAGGCGCCCATAGCGGCCGAAGACGTAACCGGAGACGAACACTAA
- a CDS encoding IS110 family transposase, translating to MLDEPTLFVGVDWASTEHQVCILGPSGPIQKSFAHDGLGLGAMVDWLLEHAPNPTDIAVAIEMPHGPVVEALMDRGILAFSVNPKQLDRFRDRFSPAGAKDDRRDALVLASSLKTDRHCFRHLESMDPTIVELREWSRINDELKEERVKLTNRIRQQLWRYYPQALDLTEDVGMEWFLDLFLLAPTPIHAQALKQKKIARILSAHRIRRISAFEVLEILKRPALTVAPGTTEAASAHITAISERVKLVNHQLKEATRRLDILVAKLAEQEAEPGQLNEQPDAAILRSLPGVGRIVVATLLAEAHYAIRARDYHALRTLTGIAPVTKRSGKSCRVEMRKACSRRLRTAIYHWARVATQHDLPSRAKYSALRSRGHSHGRALRGVADRLLAVACAMLETKTTYDPAKRNSIGSPQLAAC from the coding sequence ATGTTAGACGAGCCGACTTTATTTGTCGGTGTAGATTGGGCAAGCACAGAACATCAAGTTTGTATTTTGGGACCTTCAGGTCCGATACAAAAATCCTTCGCTCATGACGGATTGGGTCTTGGGGCTATGGTTGACTGGTTGCTTGAGCATGCCCCAAACCCAACCGATATTGCGGTAGCCATAGAGATGCCGCATGGCCCAGTGGTGGAAGCCCTAATGGACCGTGGGATACTCGCTTTTTCGGTCAATCCAAAGCAGCTCGACCGTTTTAGGGATCGCTTTTCTCCGGCTGGTGCTAAGGATGATCGAAGAGACGCCCTGGTTCTGGCATCATCTTTAAAGACCGATCGCCATTGCTTTCGTCATCTGGAGAGCATGGACCCAACCATCGTTGAGCTTCGTGAATGGTCCCGGATAAATGATGAGTTGAAGGAAGAACGCGTCAAACTTACGAACCGTATCCGTCAACAGCTCTGGCGTTATTACCCTCAAGCACTTGATCTGACTGAAGATGTAGGGATGGAATGGTTCCTGGATCTGTTTCTTCTGGCGCCAACGCCGATACATGCGCAAGCCCTTAAACAGAAGAAGATTGCCAGGATCTTGAGCGCACATCGCATTCGAAGGATCTCCGCGTTCGAGGTTCTGGAAATCCTAAAACGGCCAGCCTTGACTGTCGCACCGGGTACGACAGAAGCAGCCAGCGCTCACATCACCGCGATCTCTGAGCGCGTTAAGCTGGTCAATCATCAGCTCAAGGAAGCCACCCGTCGGCTAGATATCCTGGTCGCAAAGCTCGCCGAACAGGAAGCCGAGCCGGGGCAGCTAAACGAGCAGCCTGACGCGGCGATCCTACGCTCTTTGCCGGGAGTGGGAAGGATCGTCGTCGCCACGCTGCTCGCGGAGGCCCACTACGCCATCCGAGCGAGAGATTATCACGCTTTGCGTACCTTAACCGGCATAGCCCCGGTTACCAAGAGGAGCGGAAAATCCTGTCGTGTAGAAATGCGGAAAGCTTGCTCCCGCCGATTGAGAACCGCGATCTATCACTGGGCGAGAGTGGCAACACAACATGACCTGCCAAGCAGAGCAAAATATAGCGCCTTGCGAAGTCGCGGCCACAGTCACGGAAGGGCGTTAAGAGGTGTCGCCGACCGACTACTGGCGGTCGCTTGCGCAATGCTGGAGACAAAAACTACCTACGATCCAGCTAAGCGAAATTCTATCGGAAGCCCTCAACTTGCAGCTTGCTAA
- a CDS encoding division/cell wall cluster transcriptional repressor MraZ: MFLSTHEKQMDAKRRLLVPQDFRAAALAPHSGVEPFEGLYCFAAINAACLECGGGAFFAMYRDVIDEYPPMSPTRTAMQRRFYASMHRLSFDTAGRITLPEKLCEQFGLSGDVVIAGTR, from the coding sequence GTGTTTCTCTCGACCCACGAGAAGCAAATGGATGCGAAACGGAGACTTCTGGTCCCGCAGGACTTCCGCGCCGCCGCTTTGGCCCCCCATTCGGGTGTCGAGCCCTTTGAAGGTTTGTATTGTTTCGCCGCGATCAACGCCGCCTGTCTCGAATGTGGGGGGGGCGCGTTCTTCGCCATGTACCGCGACGTGATTGACGAGTATCCGCCCATGTCTCCAACCCGCACGGCGATGCAACGCCGCTTTTACGCTTCGATGCACCGCCTGAGCTTCGATACGGCCGGCCGCATCACCCTGCCGGAAAAGCTGTGCGAGCAGTTCGGCCTGAGTGGCGATGTGGTGATCGCGGGAACTCGGTGA
- a CDS encoding UDP-N-acetylmuramoyl-L-alanyl-D-glutamate--2,6-diaminopimelate ligase, whose translation MSRALRLSDILRRDLDNDPMVTGVTADSRKVGEGVLFCALPGNAMDGRQFIPQAIRQGAAAILAPEGTVSENGSVVVNVSDVRRAYALAAKAFYGAQPKTCVAITGTNGKTSVATFCRQIFSRLGHTSASVGTLGVVMQDAAGVENAITGPGLTTPDAADLAKHMADMAADGVTHLALEASSHGIDQRRLDGVSLVAAGFTNLTQDHLDYHATMEAYRTAKLRLFEQLLPRGRTAVLNADSDAYNAFAAMSIMSGLNVMSVGERSSHLCMTGRDLTVDGQILYLEYLGKKYETKLPLAGLFQASNALVAAGLAIAAGEDPGAVIHALSTLQGARGRLERAGTKGNGAEVYVDYAHTPDGLETVLKALRPHTQGKLVCVFGCGGDRDRGKRPQMGAIAQKLADRAIVTDDNPRTEDAAAIRAEVLAGMAKDAVEIADRKTAIFEAVAGLKTGDVLVVAGKGHEQGQIVGSVVLPFDDVSVVKSALK comes from the coding sequence ATGAGCCGCGCCTTACGCCTGTCGGATATTCTGCGCCGCGACCTGGATAACGATCCCATGGTCACGGGCGTCACCGCCGACAGCCGCAAGGTGGGCGAGGGCGTGCTGTTCTGCGCGTTGCCGGGTAATGCCATGGACGGCCGCCAGTTCATTCCGCAGGCGATCCGGCAAGGCGCCGCCGCGATCCTGGCGCCCGAAGGCACGGTCAGCGAAAACGGCTCGGTCGTGGTCAATGTTTCCGATGTCCGTCGCGCCTATGCCTTGGCCGCCAAGGCCTTTTACGGCGCGCAGCCGAAGACCTGTGTCGCCATCACCGGCACCAATGGCAAGACGAGCGTCGCCACCTTCTGCCGCCAGATTTTCAGCCGTCTGGGCCACACGTCAGCCAGCGTGGGTACGCTCGGCGTGGTCATGCAAGATGCCGCCGGCGTCGAAAACGCCATCACAGGCCCCGGCCTGACGACGCCGGACGCCGCCGATCTGGCGAAGCACATGGCCGACATGGCCGCCGATGGCGTTACCCATCTGGCGCTGGAAGCCTCTTCGCACGGCATCGACCAGCGCCGCCTTGATGGCGTGTCGCTCGTGGCGGCGGGTTTCACCAACCTGACGCAGGATCACCTCGATTATCACGCCACCATGGAGGCCTACCGGACGGCCAAGCTGCGCCTGTTCGAACAGCTCCTGCCGCGTGGCCGCACAGCGGTGCTGAACGCCGATTCCGACGCCTATAACGCCTTTGCCGCCATGTCGATCATGTCGGGCCTCAATGTCATGAGCGTCGGCGAGCGCTCGTCGCACCTGTGCATGACCGGCCGTGACCTGACTGTCGATGGCCAGATTCTCTATCTCGAATACCTGGGCAAAAAGTATGAGACCAAGCTGCCGCTGGCCGGTCTGTTCCAGGCATCCAACGCTCTGGTCGCCGCCGGTCTGGCCATCGCCGCCGGCGAGGACCCGGGCGCGGTGATCCACGCCCTGTCGACCTTGCAAGGCGCGCGGGGGCGTCTGGAGCGCGCTGGCACCAAGGGCAATGGCGCCGAGGTCTATGTCGATTACGCCCACACGCCCGATGGTCTGGAGACGGTGCTGAAGGCGCTGCGTCCGCATACGCAGGGCAAGCTGGTCTGCGTATTCGGTTGCGGTGGTGACCGTGATCGCGGCAAGCGTCCGCAGATGGGCGCCATCGCGCAGAAACTGGCCGATCGCGCCATCGTCACCGATGACAATCCGCGCACCGAAGATGCGGCCGCCATCCGCGCCGAGGTGCTGGCCGGCATGGCGAAGGACGCGGTCGAGATCGCCGACCGCAAGACCGCCATTTTTGAGGCGGTGGCAGGCCTCAAGACCGGCGATGTGCTGGTGGTGGCCGGCAAGGGCCACGAACAGGGCCAGATCGTCGGCAGCGTGGTTCTGCCGTTCGATGACGTCAGCGTGGTCAAGAGCGCTTTAAAGTAA
- a CDS encoding putative phage tail protein has protein sequence MNALEYLDQAVKLLPQGKVWQVTPDTIMGKLLLAFSDGMARVDARMMALLEEADPRTAADTIAAWETLVGLPDACTGELTDLDDRRAAVWQKYTDRGGQSPEHFKAVASGLGYDVDIIQYEVFSCESRCGDFVRDSGWAFAWTVVVKPVDEDTPELGATIPGLECIISRSAPSHTATFFDYPAAPVPTLYFDFTQGF, from the coding sequence ATGAACGCGCTCGAATATCTCGATCAAGCCGTCAAGCTGCTGCCTCAGGGCAAGGTCTGGCAGGTCACGCCCGACACCATCATGGGCAAGCTGCTGCTGGCGTTCTCAGACGGTATGGCGCGCGTCGATGCCCGCATGATGGCGCTCCTGGAAGAGGCCGATCCGCGCACTGCAGCAGATACGATCGCCGCGTGGGAAACGCTGGTAGGGCTGCCTGATGCCTGTACCGGTGAGCTGACCGATCTCGACGATCGCCGCGCGGCCGTGTGGCAGAAATATACGGACCGTGGCGGCCAAAGCCCCGAACACTTCAAGGCCGTCGCCTCCGGTCTCGGCTATGACGTCGATATCATCCAGTACGAGGTTTTCAGCTGCGAGTCGCGCTGTGGGGACTTCGTGCGCGATAGCGGCTGGGCGTTTGCCTGGACCGTGGTGGTTAAGCCGGTTGATGAGGATACGCCCGAGCTGGGCGCCACGATTCCTGGGCTGGAATGCATCATCAGCCGGTCCGCCCCCTCCCACACAGCCACCTTCTTTGACTATCCGGCTGCGCCGGTTCCCACGCTTTATTTCGATTTCACACAAGGGTTTTGA
- a CDS encoding septum formation inhibitor MinC — translation MRLFEQRVRGIRLIELVGVVLVFALIFWVCVSKAREGEDIRRISDLDRQIAEEQEAVGALKIKVAQLERPGRLEQLAVTYLGMKPVEPNHEARLESLGEISRATARPVAGNVAAPAAAPAATATVQVGSQDDLIAVKPAVKSEAH, via the coding sequence ATGCGACTTTTTGAACAGCGTGTCCGGGGTATCCGCCTGATCGAACTGGTCGGGGTGGTGCTGGTATTCGCCCTGATCTTCTGGGTCTGCGTCAGCAAGGCGCGCGAAGGCGAGGACATCCGCCGCATCAGCGATCTGGATCGTCAGATCGCCGAGGAACAGGAAGCTGTTGGCGCCCTCAAGATCAAGGTGGCGCAACTGGAGCGTCCGGGCCGCCTTGAGCAACTGGCCGTCACCTATCTTGGCATGAAGCCGGTCGAGCCCAATCATGAAGCGCGCCTGGAAAGCCTGGGCGAGATTTCCCGCGCCACCGCCCGTCCGGTCGCCGGCAATGTCGCGGCGCCTGCGGCCGCACCGGCGGCTACCGCCACGGTTCAGGTCGGCAGCCAGGACGATTTGATCGCCGTCAAACCGGCCGTTAAGAGCGAGGCGCACTGA